CCATTGTGCTATCCTCGTTCCGGAAGAAAGTCCGCTTCCCGTAATCTATCGTGAAAAATTTTACGAATTCTTCACATACAATGATTTGCATCAAGGAATCAATACTCTTGACAGAGAACACTATCAACTGGTCCTTATCTTATCAGACACAGCCATTTCTCTGTCTCCACTCTTTCTGGAGAAAATCTACAATGCGTATGATGCCGGAATACAAGCCATTCAATTACACACAGTTATTGAAAATCGCAAAGGTTTCTGTAATCGTTTCCGTGCTATATGCAAAGAAATAAAGAACAGCCTTTTCAGAGCTGGAAATACACAATTCGGACTGTCGTCTAACTTATCCGGAACCAATATAGCTATCGACTTGGAATGGTTGCAAAACAATCTGAGAAGCTCTAAAACCAATATCGAACGGAAGTTATTTCGGAAGAATGTATATATTGACTACCTTCCGGATGCTATTGTATACTGTCAATCAAGTCCGGTT
The nucleotide sequence above comes from Bacteroides caccae. Encoded proteins:
- a CDS encoding glycosyltransferase family 2 protein; the protein is MSTYIYIIDDLVFFFVGIVILYLFVLAVASHFKRIVYPKAEKKYHCAILVPEESPLPVIYREKFYEFFTYNDLHQGINTLDREHYQLVLILSDTAISLSPLFLEKIYNAYDAGIQAIQLHTVIENRKGFCNRFRAICKEIKNSLFRAGNTQFGLSSNLSGTNIAIDLEWLQNNLRSSKTNIERKLFRKNVYIDYLPDAIVYCQSSPVHPYRRRLRKTASYFFPSLLEGNWNFCNRIVQHLIPSPLKMCIFVSVWTLLITGYNWALSIGWWLILFGLLVTYSLAIPDYLVEDKKKKHSIWRKRHLSNELKKNPV